One Polynucleobacter necessarius genomic window, AAATGGCGTTATTGTTATCACCTTTGATTACCGCCTGGGTTCCCTGAGGTTCTTTGCGAGCAAGGAGTTAATTAAGGAAGCAAAAGCTAGAGGTGAGCCTGTTGGTAATTACGGCACGATGGACCAAATTGCTGTTTTGAAATGGGTTAAAAAGAATATCGCAGCGTTTGGAGGGGATCCCAATAACGTCACTATTTTTGGTGAGTCTGCTGGGGGACGCAGTGTTACCTGGTTAATGGTCTCAGATTCAGCTAGAGGGCTTTTTCATCGAGCGATTGCAGAAAGTGCTCAGCAAAGTCCACTGCGTGGCTTGACTCAAAAACATTTGGGAATGACGCCGCAGGTTGATATCGATGCTAAGGCGTGAAGACAATGAAAGAGCTGCGCAGCCTCCCAAATGCTTCATTTACGAGAAATTTTTGCGCTAGAGCGTTTAAAGGATGCTTTTTAATACTGAACAAATCACCCTTCGGGGTGATTTTTTTATGTAGATTAACGAAGGCTGAAAAATGCCAGTTTTTGATCTCTGGGCAGACCCTTTAACTTCGCTTCCGCCTTCGAAGCTTCTGAGCGATTGGGGTGCTCTTGAGTGGCTAGAAGAGTGACTGGCCTGCGTGAGCGTGTGTAGCGTGCTCCTTCTCCAGAGTTGTGGGCTTCCAGTCGATGTTCCAGACGGTTTGTAATGCCAGCATAGTAGCCGCCATCGGAGCACTCGAGAAGATAAACAAGCCAGCTCAAAAATAGATCAAATTCGGTTTAAAAAAGGCTTTAAAAGCCTTGAAATTGGCAATATTGCCCCTATATTCTATAGGCATAAATAAAGACAGTATTGAGGCATACAAAAATGAGAATCGATAAATTAACAACTAAATTTCAG contains:
- a CDS encoding GIY-YIG nuclease family protein — encoded protein: MSWLVYLLECSDGGYYAGITNRLEHRLEAHNSGEGARYTRSRRPVTLLATQEHPNRSEASKAEAKLKGLPRDQKLAFFSLR